The DNA window AATTTATTTGAAAGCATTGATTTGGAGTAAAAAATGGATCTTACGTCGATATTGGGTATAGTTATCGGTCTAGGTTGTATTCTTATAGGTCAGGCTCTCGAAGGAGGGAGTATGCAATCCCTCATACAGATAACAGCTGCATTTATCGTGTTTGGCGGAACTGCCGGGGCTGTTATTTTGAGTTATCCTCAGCAGGATTTACAACAAGCTGTAAAAGAGTTAAAAACCGCATTTTTTAATAAAAAAAATGATTATGAGAAAGTTATAGCTGAAGTAGTAGGCTATGCCATGAAAGCAAGAAAAGAAGGGGTTATTGTACTTGAAAAAGAAGCAAGAAATGCCAGTGATCCTTTAATGAAACTAGGACTTGAAGCAGTAAGTGACGGCGCTGATCCTGTTCTTGTGAGAGACTTAATGGAAACTCAATTATTCCAGCTTGAAGAGAGAGTTACAAG is part of the Candidatus Melainabacteria bacterium RIFOXYA2_FULL_32_9 genome and encodes:
- a CDS encoding flagellar motor protein MotA, translating into MDLTSILGIVIGLGCILIGQALEGGSMQSLIQITAAFIVFGGTAGAVILSYPQQDLQQAVKELKTAFFNKKNDYEKVIAEVVGYAMKARKEGVIVLEKEARNASDPLMKLGLEAVSDGADPVLVRDLMETQLFQLEERVTRAAKVWESAGGYSPTIGIIGAVLGLIQVMQNLADPSKLGAGIAVAFVATVYGVGAANLILIPLGSKIKFKSKQDFLAKEIMIEGILSIQAGESPALIERKLQAFLLDKKDNQVAAKPAKA